One window of the Posidoniimonas polymericola genome contains the following:
- a CDS encoding MBL fold metallo-hydrolase: MKITLLGTGGYFPNRRRHTACLMIPEIGVVLDAGTAAYQIQQHLETESLDIFLSHAHLDHVFGLTCLLNLFDGQGARRIRVHGEPEKLEVVEQCLFNKLLFPVAPPCTFTPLADSVALPQGGRLTWFPLEHPGGSVGYRLDWPATDTEPARSLAYVTDTIARPDAAYLEHIQGVELLVHEAYFNDDERDWAELTGHSCATDVAQNAAAAGAKQLVMVHMNPMCESDQPLDLAMAREAFAELVVAEDGMVVEF; this comes from the coding sequence ATGAAAATCACCCTGCTCGGCACCGGCGGCTACTTCCCGAACCGCCGACGCCACACCGCGTGCCTGATGATACCCGAGATCGGCGTCGTGCTCGACGCCGGCACGGCCGCTTATCAGATTCAGCAGCACCTCGAGACCGAGTCGCTCGACATCTTCTTGTCGCACGCGCACCTCGACCACGTGTTCGGCCTCACGTGCCTGCTCAACCTGTTCGACGGCCAGGGCGCCCGGCGCATCCGCGTGCACGGTGAGCCCGAGAAGCTGGAAGTTGTCGAGCAGTGCCTGTTCAACAAGCTGCTGTTCCCGGTCGCCCCGCCCTGCACGTTCACGCCGCTCGCCGACAGCGTCGCGTTGCCGCAGGGTGGCAGGTTGACCTGGTTTCCGCTCGAGCACCCCGGCGGCTCGGTCGGGTACCGACTCGATTGGCCCGCGACCGACACCGAGCCTGCACGGAGCCTGGCTTACGTCACCGACACCATCGCCCGGCCCGACGCGGCGTACCTCGAGCACATCCAGGGCGTCGAACTGCTGGTGCACGAGGCGTACTTCAACGACGACGAGCGGGACTGGGCCGAGCTCACTGGCCACAGCTGCGCGACGGACGTCGCGCAGAACGCCGCCGCCGCCGGCGCCAAGCAACTCGTCATGGTGCACATGAACCCGATGTGCGAATCCGACCAGCCCCTCGACCTAGCAATGGCCCGCGAGGCGTTCGCAGAACTTGTCGTGGCGGAGGATGGGATGGTGGTTGAGTTTTAG
- a CDS encoding Fpg/Nei family DNA glycosylase, with protein MPELPEVETMRRGVAGITGGVIAGVERLPCPRKPILFAPRVDAFRRRAVGQAVAAVDRIGKRVVVRLASGDAVILEPRMTGLVLTADPPDPLYLRVRFDVDGGEHASFWYWDRRGLGNVRLLTPAEFDAALGPDKLGPDALAVTDASLRARLGGSRREIKVGLLDQKAVAGIGNLYAAEILHVAGVHPQARCDRLTKPQWTRIVDATHAVLHEAIKHEGSTLSDGTYRNALSQDGGYQNCHRVYDRAGLPCPRCEAPIERIVQAQRSTFFCRFCQKRR; from the coding sequence GTGCCCGAGCTCCCCGAAGTTGAAACCATGCGCCGCGGCGTCGCCGGGATCACGGGCGGAGTGATCGCCGGCGTCGAGCGGCTGCCGTGCCCGCGGAAGCCGATCTTGTTTGCGCCGCGGGTCGACGCGTTCCGCCGCCGGGCGGTGGGTCAGGCGGTGGCGGCGGTCGACCGGATCGGCAAGCGGGTGGTCGTGCGGCTGGCTTCGGGCGACGCGGTGATCCTCGAGCCCCGCATGACCGGGCTGGTGCTGACCGCCGACCCGCCGGATCCGCTGTACCTGCGGGTGCGGTTCGATGTCGACGGCGGGGAGCATGCTTCGTTCTGGTACTGGGACCGCCGCGGGCTGGGGAATGTTCGCCTGCTGACGCCAGCGGAGTTCGACGCTGCCCTTGGCCCGGACAAGCTCGGTCCGGATGCCTTGGCCGTGACGGACGCTTCCTTACGGGCGCGGCTCGGCGGTAGCCGGCGCGAGATCAAGGTCGGCTTGCTCGATCAGAAGGCGGTCGCCGGCATCGGCAACCTGTACGCGGCCGAGATCCTGCACGTCGCGGGCGTGCACCCCCAGGCACGGTGCGACCGGCTCACCAAGCCGCAGTGGACGCGCATCGTCGACGCGACGCACGCCGTGCTGCACGAGGCGATCAAGCACGAGGGCTCCACGCTGTCCGACGGCACCTACCGCAACGCCCTCAGCCAGGACGGCGGCTACCAGAACTGCCACCGCGTGTACGACCGCGCGGGACTCCCCTGCCCTCGGTGCGAGGCCCCGATCGAGCGGATCGTGCAAGCGCAGCGGTCGACGTTCTTCTGTCGGTTTTGTCAGAAGCGTCGGTAG
- a CDS encoding ExeA family protein produces the protein MYADYWQLDAKPFEPHPDEESYFPSESHDGAQLKLRYALDQRRPAAALAGPSGVGKTLLVDRIIADLGDHAGPVVKVVFPQMSPRDLLTHIADALEAPLPENPRRSTDEAVARIDKALAASVAAGRHTLLVIDEAHLLEDGGLLETVRLLLNLAAGATPRMTLLLVGQMGLLSAMGRATSLEERLSVKTLLRSFVSEETAEYLQHRLNAAGASREVFTPAAVEAVHQITGGIPRQIDRLCDLALLVGFAEQLAVIDEPQIHSVSKELLALSTD, from the coding sequence ATGTACGCCGACTACTGGCAACTCGACGCCAAGCCGTTTGAGCCGCACCCGGACGAGGAGTCCTACTTCCCGTCCGAGTCGCACGACGGCGCGCAGCTCAAACTCCGCTACGCGCTGGATCAGCGGCGTCCGGCCGCTGCGCTGGCAGGCCCTAGCGGCGTCGGCAAGACGCTGCTGGTCGACCGGATCATCGCCGACCTGGGCGACCACGCCGGCCCGGTGGTGAAGGTGGTGTTCCCGCAGATGTCGCCCCGCGACCTGCTGACGCACATCGCCGACGCGCTCGAGGCGCCGCTGCCCGAGAACCCTCGCCGCAGCACCGACGAGGCGGTCGCTCGGATCGACAAGGCGCTCGCCGCGAGCGTCGCCGCCGGCCGCCACACGCTGCTGGTCATCGACGAGGCGCACCTGCTCGAGGACGGCGGGCTGCTCGAAACGGTCCGCCTGCTGCTGAACCTGGCCGCCGGAGCGACGCCGCGGATGACGCTGCTCTTGGTTGGGCAGATGGGTCTGCTCTCGGCGATGGGCCGCGCGACCTCGCTCGAGGAACGCCTGTCGGTCAAGACGCTGCTCCGCTCGTTCGTCTCCGAGGAGACCGCCGAGTACCTGCAGCACCGGCTGAACGCCGCCGGCGCGAGCCGCGAGGTGTTCACCCCCGCTGCGGTCGAGGCGGTGCACCAGATCACCGGCGGCATCCCCCGCCAGATCGACCGGCTGTGCGACCTCGCACTGCTGGTCGGCTTCGCCGAACAGCTCGCCGTGATCGACGAGCCGCAGATCCACTCGGTCAGCAAGGAGCTGCTGGCCTTGTCCACCGACTGA
- a CDS encoding extracellular solute-binding protein: MTSTTRSRITLALSALVVPLGAALTGCGGSGSSTPAKQEVVVYTALDQEFSKTLFDAFTRQTGIEVKPKFDGESTKTTGLVAALIAEKDRPRSDVFWNNEALHTLRLKELGLLAPSPTAAAADYPPEAQDPAGLWHGFAARARVLIVNNNIVPEARRPDSINDLVDPQWYDRVGVAKPLFGTTATHAACLFVALGEEEAKAYFEGVKRNARILSGNRQVARAVASGQLAFGLTDTDDAMLEVESGAPVSIIYPDQQDDELGTLFIPNTLSMLKGCPNPGPAQQLIDYLLSPDIEGRLVMGPSAQIPLNSKTAAKPRVETPATVKAMDVDFAAAAEAWDSAAEFLRDEFTAGN, encoded by the coding sequence ATGACCAGCACGACCCGATCCCGTATCACGCTCGCCCTCTCTGCACTCGTGGTCCCGCTGGGGGCCGCGTTAACCGGTTGCGGCGGCAGCGGCAGCAGCACTCCAGCCAAGCAGGAAGTGGTGGTCTACACCGCGCTCGACCAGGAGTTCTCCAAGACGCTGTTCGACGCCTTTACGCGGCAGACCGGCATCGAGGTCAAGCCGAAGTTCGACGGCGAGTCGACCAAGACCACCGGGCTGGTGGCGGCGCTGATCGCCGAGAAGGACCGCCCCCGCAGCGACGTGTTCTGGAACAACGAGGCCCTGCACACGCTGCGGCTCAAAGAGCTCGGCCTGTTGGCGCCGAGCCCGACAGCCGCCGCGGCCGACTACCCGCCCGAGGCCCAGGACCCCGCGGGGCTGTGGCACGGCTTCGCCGCCCGCGCGCGGGTGCTGATCGTCAACAACAACATCGTCCCCGAGGCGCGGCGGCCCGACTCGATCAACGACCTGGTCGACCCGCAGTGGTACGACCGGGTGGGGGTCGCCAAGCCGTTGTTCGGCACCACGGCGACCCACGCGGCGTGCCTGTTCGTCGCGCTCGGCGAGGAGGAAGCCAAGGCGTACTTCGAGGGCGTCAAGCGCAACGCGCGGATCCTGTCCGGCAACCGCCAAGTCGCCCGCGCGGTGGCCAGTGGCCAGCTGGCGTTCGGCCTGACCGACACCGACGACGCGATGCTCGAGGTTGAGTCGGGCGCGCCGGTCTCGATTATCTACCCCGACCAGCAGGACGACGAGCTCGGCACGCTGTTCATCCCCAACACGCTTTCGATGCTCAAGGGCTGCCCGAACCCTGGACCGGCGCAGCAGCTAATCGACTACTTGCTGTCGCCCGACATCGAAGGCCGCCTGGTGATGGGCCCGAGCGCCCAGATCCCGCTCAACAGCAAGACCGCAGCCAAGCCGCGGGTCGAAACCCCGGCGACCGTGAAGGCCATGGACGTCGACTTCGCGGCGGCTGCTGAGGCTTGGGACAGCGCGGCCGAGTTCCTGCGGGATGAGTTTACTGCCGGTAACTAG
- the trpB gene encoding tryptophan synthase subunit beta, with protein sequence MSTPATPPMVPDAVGRFGQFGGRFVPETLVKALDQLTAEYDKSITDQAFQDELAELLRDFVGRASPLYHAKRLSEQVGGAQIWFKREDLNHTGAHKINNTLGQCLLTKRMGKGRVIAETGAGQHGVATATACAHFGLPCVVYMGEEDIRRQKPNVFSMKLLGAEVRPVTSGSRTLRDAINEAMRDWMSSVDDTHYILGSVVGPHPFPRIVRDYQSVIGKETIEQFQERFSRLPDKVVACVGGGSNAAGMFYPFVPHTDVELVGVEAGGRSDKAGDHASPLTYGQPGVLHGSFSYVMQDEDGQTCDVHSMSAGLDYPGVGPEHSYWKDSGRVQYTSCRDDDAMKAFDACASAEGIMPALESSHAVAKAMEIAAGMKPDQMVVVCLSGRGDKDAMEVARLKGVEFG encoded by the coding sequence ATGAGCACCCCAGCTACCCCTCCCATGGTCCCCGACGCCGTAGGCCGCTTTGGCCAGTTCGGTGGACGCTTTGTCCCCGAGACCCTGGTCAAGGCCCTCGACCAGCTGACCGCCGAGTACGACAAGTCGATCACCGACCAGGCGTTCCAGGATGAGCTGGCCGAACTGCTCCGCGACTTCGTCGGCCGGGCGTCGCCGCTGTACCATGCGAAGCGGCTCAGCGAGCAGGTCGGCGGCGCCCAGATTTGGTTCAAGCGGGAGGACCTCAACCACACCGGCGCGCACAAGATCAACAACACGCTCGGCCAGTGCCTGCTGACCAAGCGGATGGGCAAGGGCCGCGTCATCGCCGAGACCGGCGCCGGCCAGCACGGCGTGGCGACCGCCACCGCCTGCGCCCACTTCGGCCTGCCGTGCGTCGTGTACATGGGCGAGGAGGACATCCGCCGCCAGAAGCCGAACGTGTTCAGCATGAAGCTGCTCGGCGCCGAGGTGCGGCCGGTCACCAGCGGCAGCCGCACCCTCCGCGACGCCATCAACGAGGCGATGCGCGACTGGATGTCCTCAGTCGACGACACGCACTACATCCTCGGCTCGGTGGTCGGCCCGCACCCGTTCCCGCGGATCGTGCGTGACTACCAGAGCGTGATCGGCAAGGAGACGATCGAGCAGTTCCAAGAGCGGTTCAGCCGTTTGCCCGACAAGGTCGTGGCGTGCGTCGGCGGCGGCAGCAACGCGGCCGGCATGTTCTACCCGTTCGTGCCGCACACGGACGTCGAGCTGGTCGGCGTCGAGGCCGGCGGCCGCAGCGACAAGGCCGGCGACCACGCCAGCCCGTTGACCTACGGACAGCCCGGCGTGCTGCACGGATCGTTCAGCTACGTCATGCAGGACGAGGACGGCCAGACCTGCGACGTGCACAGCATGTCGGCCGGCCTCGACTACCCGGGCGTCGGCCCGGAGCACAGCTACTGGAAGGACTCGGGCCGGGTGCAGTACACCAGCTGCCGCGACGACGACGCCATGAAAGCGTTCGACGCCTGCGCCTCCGCCGAAGGCATTATGCCCGCCCTCGAGAGCAGCCACGCGGTGGCCAAGGCGATGGAGATCGCCGCCGGCATGAAGCCCGACCAGATGGTGGTTGTCTGCCTGAGCGGCCGCGGCGACAAGGACGCCATGGAGGTCGCGCGGCTCAAGGGTGTAGAGTTCGGTTGA
- a CDS encoding CpsD/CapB family tyrosine-protein kinase — protein MSFTDQAFIKAYRTDTQTEPTPVPRPVSHSHETHRHGPHANFAKSPERRPLSEAIAEERAAQAAHAAQQQPAGVQASIAGVTLATFAVPEVASRLALECGEEYRRMMAYASRSGGVIGLLGAGHGVGCSTTTLAAGLAIAADGRAPAAVIDAAPGEPGLARSLGVCDCRSLSRTLENGGAAADALIYGAAQNISLGFAFDEHTVDERRVSGALRGLIADHSAVLVDLGCDIESIATQPARGADSLRLDAVVLVRRANANEADLMFARRVLTAAGQNVIGVVESFA, from the coding sequence ATGAGCTTTACGGATCAGGCCTTCATCAAGGCGTACCGCACCGACACGCAGACGGAGCCAACCCCGGTCCCGCGTCCCGTGTCGCACTCGCACGAGACGCACCGGCACGGCCCCCACGCCAACTTCGCCAAGTCGCCCGAGCGGCGGCCGCTGTCCGAGGCGATCGCCGAGGAACGCGCCGCGCAGGCCGCCCACGCGGCCCAGCAGCAGCCGGCCGGCGTGCAGGCTTCAATCGCCGGCGTGACGCTGGCGACCTTCGCCGTGCCCGAAGTGGCTTCGCGGCTCGCGCTGGAGTGCGGCGAAGAATACCGCCGCATGATGGCCTACGCGTCGCGCTCTGGCGGGGTGATCGGGCTGCTCGGCGCCGGCCACGGCGTCGGCTGCAGCACCACCACGCTTGCCGCCGGCCTGGCAATCGCCGCCGACGGCCGTGCCCCGGCCGCCGTGATCGACGCCGCCCCGGGCGAGCCCGGTCTGGCGCGGTCGCTTGGCGTCTGCGACTGCCGGTCGCTGTCCCGCACGCTTGAGAATGGCGGGGCGGCCGCCGACGCGCTAATCTATGGCGCGGCTCAGAACATCTCGCTCGGCTTTGCGTTCGACGAGCACACGGTCGACGAACGCCGTGTCAGCGGCGCGCTGCGGGGCCTGATCGCCGACCACTCGGCCGTGCTGGTCGACCTTGGCTGCGACATCGAGTCGATCGCCACCCAGCCCGCCCGCGGAGCCGACTCGCTGCGGCTCGACGCCGTGGTGCTGGTCCGCCGCGCGAACGCCAACGAGGCCGACCTGATGTTCGCCCGACGGGTGCTGACCGCCGCCGGACAAAACGTGATCGGCGTGGTGGAGTCATTCGCTTAA